In the Kitasatospora terrestris genome, one interval contains:
- a CDS encoding FAD:protein FMN transferase, producing the protein MGTVFSVTVRDPGPGTGPALERAMARLHEIDAVFSTYREDSDISRLDRGDTTVEDCHPDVAEVLARCRETAAQTDGWFTERPAGRLDPSGWVKGWAVEEVGRILRAGGSREHCVSGGGDVLTEGGPWRVGVAHPLVPGALAGVVTGTGLAVATSGTAERGAHVMDPFTGRPATAFSSVTLVGAPEVGLARTDAWATAVFAMGPERGPAWVERQPGVEALAVLPDGSRLRTGGLSRYLPPVGPADWTLPAAAR; encoded by the coding sequence ATGGGAACGGTCTTCTCCGTCACCGTGCGCGACCCGGGCCCCGGCACCGGGCCGGCGTTGGAACGGGCGATGGCACGGCTGCACGAGATCGACGCGGTCTTCTCGACGTACCGCGAGGACAGCGACATCAGCCGCCTCGACCGCGGGGACACCACCGTCGAGGACTGCCACCCCGACGTGGCGGAGGTTCTGGCCCGGTGCCGGGAGACCGCAGCCCAGACCGACGGCTGGTTCACCGAACGCCCAGCCGGGCGGCTCGATCCGAGCGGCTGGGTCAAGGGCTGGGCGGTGGAGGAGGTCGGCCGGATCCTTCGGGCCGGGGGCTCCCGCGAGCACTGCGTGAGCGGCGGTGGGGACGTCCTGACCGAAGGCGGGCCGTGGCGGGTGGGCGTGGCGCACCCCTTGGTGCCGGGCGCCCTCGCGGGCGTGGTGACCGGCACCGGCCTGGCCGTGGCGACCTCCGGCACGGCCGAACGGGGCGCCCACGTGATGGACCCGTTCACCGGCCGCCCGGCCACCGCCTTCAGTTCGGTGACCCTGGTCGGTGCCCCGGAGGTCGGACTGGCCCGCACCGACGCCTGGGCCACCGCCGTGTTCGCGATGGGCCCCGAGCGCGGACCGGCCTGGGTCGAGCGACAGCCCGGGGTGGAAGCCCTCGCCGTCCTCCCGGACGGCTCCCGGCTGCGGACGGGCGGCCTGTCCCGCTACCTGCCGCCCGTGGGACCCGCCGACTGGACCCTGCCCGCCGCCGCCCGGTGA
- a CDS encoding carbonic anhydrase, whose amino-acid sequence MIDRLTVQNAVDALLAGNRRFTAGEPEHPNQDAARRAATAPSQSPFAVLFGCADSRLAAEIIFDQGLGDLFVVRTAGHVMGPEVLGSIEYGVSVLGSPLVVVLGHDSCGAVAATRAAIKDGTTAPGYVRDVIERVTPSVLATLAAGFTHDDDFINEHIRHTVDLLLDRSRVVADAVAAGDAAVVGISYRLADGTAQIVTARGLTGTVV is encoded by the coding sequence ATGATCGATCGACTGACTGTCCAGAACGCCGTTGACGCACTCCTGGCGGGCAACCGGCGCTTCACCGCCGGCGAGCCCGAGCACCCCAACCAGGACGCCGCCCGTCGGGCCGCCACCGCCCCGTCGCAGAGCCCGTTCGCCGTGCTGTTCGGCTGCGCGGACTCCCGCCTCGCCGCGGAGATCATCTTCGACCAGGGCCTGGGCGACCTCTTCGTCGTCCGCACCGCCGGTCACGTGATGGGCCCGGAGGTGCTCGGCAGCATCGAGTACGGCGTCAGCGTCCTGGGCAGCCCGCTGGTCGTCGTCCTCGGACACGACTCCTGCGGCGCCGTCGCCGCGACCCGCGCCGCCATCAAGGACGGCACGACCGCGCCGGGGTACGTGCGCGACGTGATCGAGCGCGTCACGCCCAGCGTGCTGGCCACCCTCGCCGCCGGTTTCACCCACGACGACGACTTCATCAACGAGCACATACGGCACACCGTCGACCTCCTGCTGGACCGCTCCCGCGTGGTGGCCGACGCCGTCGCCGCCGGCGACGCGGCCGTGGTCGGCATCTCCTACCGCCTGGCGGACGGCACCGCGCAGATCGTCACCGCCCGCGGCCTGACCGGCACGGTCGTCTAG
- a CDS encoding alpha-amylase: MIAATAAAGLATAPPEARASTPGSKTVTATLFEWNYASVAKECTNVLGPKGYGWVEVSPPQEHIQGSQWWTSYQPVSYKIAGRLGDASAFTSMVNTCHAAGVKVVVDAVVNHMSAGSGTGTGGTVYTKYNYPGYYQDWDFHSCRTNISNYADRANVQNCQLSGLADLDTGSDYVRSTIAAYLNGLIAKGADGFRIDAAKHIASGDLAAIKAKLTNPGIYWAQEVIYGSGEAVQPGEYTGTGDVDAFMGAYDLKRIFTSEKLAYLSNWNDSWGAGYLPSTNSRTFTDNWDTERNGSTLNYKNGNTYTLANVYLLAWPYGSPNVYSGYEFTDIDAGPPNGGSVTACYQNGWKCQHAWRQIANMVGFRNATNGTAVTNWWSNGNNAIAFGRGSKGYVAINHETTALTRTFQTSLPAGSYCDVQHGDPSAGGGCSGPKYTVAGNGTFSATVGAGDAIALYAGAGG; this comes from the coding sequence CTGATCGCGGCGACGGCGGCGGCCGGACTCGCGACCGCTCCCCCCGAAGCCCGTGCCTCCACTCCGGGCAGCAAGACCGTCACCGCCACCCTCTTCGAGTGGAACTACGCCTCGGTCGCCAAGGAGTGCACCAACGTGCTCGGCCCCAAGGGCTACGGCTGGGTCGAGGTCTCGCCGCCCCAGGAGCACATCCAGGGCAGCCAGTGGTGGACCTCCTACCAGCCGGTCAGCTACAAGATCGCCGGACGGCTCGGCGACGCGTCCGCGTTCACCTCCATGGTCAACACCTGCCACGCCGCGGGCGTGAAGGTCGTCGTGGACGCCGTGGTCAACCACATGAGCGCGGGGTCCGGCACCGGCACCGGCGGCACCGTCTACACCAAGTACAACTACCCCGGCTACTACCAGGACTGGGACTTCCACTCCTGCCGGACGAACATCTCCAACTACGCCGACCGGGCCAACGTCCAGAACTGCCAGCTCTCCGGCCTGGCCGACCTCGACACCGGCAGCGACTACGTCCGCTCCACCATCGCCGCCTACCTCAACGGCCTGATCGCCAAGGGCGCGGACGGCTTCCGGATCGACGCCGCCAAGCACATCGCCTCCGGCGACCTGGCCGCGATCAAGGCCAAGCTGACCAACCCGGGCATCTACTGGGCCCAGGAGGTCATCTACGGCTCCGGCGAGGCCGTGCAGCCCGGCGAGTACACCGGCACCGGCGACGTCGACGCCTTCATGGGCGCCTACGACCTCAAGCGGATCTTCACCAGCGAGAAGCTCGCCTACCTGAGCAACTGGAACGACTCCTGGGGCGCCGGCTACCTCCCCAGCACCAACTCCCGCACCTTCACCGACAACTGGGACACCGAGCGGAACGGATCCACCCTCAACTACAAGAACGGCAACACCTACACGCTCGCCAACGTCTACCTGCTGGCCTGGCCCTACGGCTCGCCGAACGTGTACTCCGGCTACGAGTTCACCGACATCGACGCCGGACCGCCGAACGGCGGCAGCGTCACCGCCTGCTACCAGAACGGCTGGAAGTGCCAGCACGCCTGGCGGCAGATCGCCAACATGGTCGGCTTCCGCAACGCCACCAACGGCACCGCGGTGACCAACTGGTGGTCCAACGGCAACAACGCCATCGCCTTCGGCCGCGGCTCCAAGGGCTACGTGGCGATCAACCACGAGACCACCGCGCTGACCCGCACCTTCCAGACCTCGCTCCCGGCGGGCAGCTACTGCGACGTCCAGCACGGCGACCCGAGCGCGGGCGGCGGCTGCAGCGGCCCCAAGTACACCGTCGCCGGCAACGGCACCTTCTCCGCCACCGTCGGCGCGGGCGACGCCATCGCCCTCTATGCGGGCGCCGGCGGCTGA
- a CDS encoding flavodoxin family protein, producing the protein MRAVIVYESMYGNTREVAEAIAEGVHDASPDATVSCLPVAEAGVDVTRTADLLVVGGPTHMHGMSNRLSRKMAASAEAKKAGHQEQADEARATTEGPGLRTWFHSLPDTEPGTHAAAFDTRAAIKHPGGAADGIAHRLTHHHYDVVAEPEGFLIDEADGPLRAGELDRARSWGAALV; encoded by the coding sequence ATGCGAGCCGTCATCGTCTACGAGAGCATGTACGGCAACACCAGGGAGGTCGCCGAGGCGATCGCCGAAGGTGTCCACGACGCCAGTCCGGACGCCACGGTCAGCTGCCTGCCGGTCGCCGAGGCGGGCGTCGACGTCACCCGCACGGCCGACCTGCTGGTGGTCGGCGGGCCGACCCACATGCACGGCATGTCCAACCGGCTCAGCCGGAAGATGGCCGCCTCCGCCGAGGCCAAGAAGGCCGGGCACCAGGAGCAGGCCGACGAGGCCCGCGCCACCACCGAGGGACCCGGGCTGCGTACCTGGTTCCACAGCCTCCCCGACACCGAACCGGGCACCCACGCCGCCGCGTTCGACACCCGGGCCGCCATCAAGCACCCCGGCGGAGCGGCCGACGGCATCGCCCACCGGCTCACCCACCACCACTACGACGTCGTGGCCGAGCCGGAGGGCTTCCTGATCGACGAGGCCGACGGACCGCTGCGCGCCGGCGAGCTCGACCGGGCGAGGTCCTGGGGCGCCGCGCTGGTCTGA
- a CDS encoding alpha/beta hydrolase, whose protein sequence is MATYVLIPGAAAGPWYWHLVGAELRRRGHDVVAVDLPCEDDSAGLAEYADTVVDAIGGRTGVVLVAHSFGGFTAPLVCDRVPVDLLVLVQAQIPAPGESPAQWTADTGYEQARREQDERDGRAPGDDDTDLFFNDTPPDLVAEAQRHTRGQSATPFAEPWPLAAWPDVPTKFLLARDDRFFPAAYMRRIVRDRLGITPDELPGDHCLMLGHPAELADRLEAYRTGA, encoded by the coding sequence ATGGCCACGTACGTGCTGATTCCCGGTGCCGCGGCGGGCCCGTGGTACTGGCACCTGGTGGGGGCCGAGCTGCGACGGCGCGGCCACGACGTGGTGGCGGTGGACCTGCCGTGCGAGGACGACTCGGCCGGGCTGGCCGAGTACGCCGACACCGTGGTCGACGCGATCGGCGGCCGCACCGGCGTGGTCCTGGTGGCGCACTCCTTCGGCGGGTTCACCGCGCCGCTGGTGTGCGACCGGGTTCCGGTGGACCTGCTGGTGCTGGTGCAGGCGCAGATCCCGGCACCGGGCGAGAGCCCGGCCCAGTGGACGGCCGACACCGGCTACGAGCAGGCCCGGCGCGAGCAGGACGAGCGCGACGGCCGGGCCCCGGGCGACGACGACACCGACCTGTTCTTCAACGACACCCCGCCGGACCTGGTCGCGGAGGCGCAGCGGCACACGCGTGGGCAGTCGGCCACCCCGTTCGCGGAACCGTGGCCGCTGGCCGCGTGGCCGGACGTGCCCACGAAGTTCCTGCTGGCCCGGGACGACCGCTTCTTCCCCGCCGCGTACATGCGCCGCATCGTCCGGGACCGCCTGGGGATCACGCCCGACGAACTGCCGGGCGACCACTGCCTCATGCTCGGACACCCCGCGGAGCTCGCCGACCGGCTGGAGGCGTACCGCACGGGGGCCTGA
- a CDS encoding ferredoxin: protein MKVTVDQDRCCGSGQCVLTAPEVFDQSDDDGLVRLLLPSPTPEQHASVRLAAALCPGNAITVHDV from the coding sequence ATGAAGGTGACCGTCGACCAGGACCGCTGCTGCGGCTCGGGACAGTGCGTCCTGACCGCGCCCGAGGTCTTCGACCAGTCCGACGACGACGGCCTGGTCCGCCTGCTCCTGCCCAGCCCGACGCCGGAGCAGCACGCCTCCGTCCGGCTCGCCGCAGCCCTGTGCCCCGGCAACGCCATCACCGTGCACGACGTGTGA
- a CDS encoding thioredoxin family protein, whose translation MVDPTGLVICAAVLVAAAVFGAVRTARDGRLRVRSADAGLRLTSAELGQRVGERATLVQFSTTYCSSCDAARRLLGGLAATTAGVTHVEVDAEARPDLVARLGLLRSPTVLVLDRDGRIVRRASGPQRRAEILAGIEAATVSETAGAPSRG comes from the coding sequence GTGGTTGACCCGACCGGGCTGGTGATCTGCGCGGCCGTCCTCGTCGCGGCGGCCGTCTTCGGCGCGGTCCGCACGGCGCGCGACGGCCGGCTGCGGGTGCGGAGCGCCGACGCGGGGCTGCGCCTGACCTCGGCCGAGCTGGGGCAGCGGGTCGGCGAACGGGCGACGCTGGTGCAGTTCTCCACCACCTACTGCTCCTCCTGCGACGCGGCGCGCCGGCTCCTCGGCGGCCTCGCGGCGACGACGGCGGGCGTCACCCACGTGGAGGTCGACGCCGAGGCGCGGCCCGACCTGGTCGCCCGCCTGGGGCTCCTGCGCTCGCCGACCGTCCTGGTGCTCGACCGCGACGGCCGGATCGTCCGCCGCGCCTCCGGGCCGCAGCGCCGCGCGGAGATCCTCGCCGGGATCGAGGCCGCCACCGTGTCGGAGACCGCGGGGGCGCCGAGTCGCGGCTGA
- a CDS encoding universal stress protein: MDGPVTVGFDGSPQALAAAEWAVDEAALRGVPLELLQAWPWAAPHLLGTPDAVAEGRSRLTSAERGLRALLPGVEVRPVQMPVSAEDALVAASRTSSLLVLGSRALTTLRGFLVGSVAQHVLARTACPTVLVRAPVADAPPPAPGIVLGLDPRSPCDDLLAFAFDTARRRELPLRVVHAWQPARAAQYLAPTAVAGIEDEIAGVEQQQFDDLVGAWSEKYPDVGCTATLLRGSAASTLLEAADRPSLLVVGRRSRRGAPGPHIGHVTHAAVHHARCPVAVVPHE; this comes from the coding sequence ATGGACGGGCCGGTCACCGTGGGCTTCGACGGATCGCCCCAGGCGCTGGCCGCCGCGGAGTGGGCGGTCGACGAGGCCGCGCTGCGGGGAGTCCCGCTGGAGCTGCTGCAGGCCTGGCCGTGGGCCGCGCCCCACCTGCTCGGCACGCCCGACGCCGTGGCGGAGGGCAGGAGCCGGCTCACCTCGGCGGAACGCGGGCTCCGGGCCCTGCTGCCGGGCGTCGAGGTGCGACCGGTGCAGATGCCCGTCAGCGCCGAGGACGCGCTCGTCGCAGCGAGCCGGACCTCCTCCCTCCTGGTCCTCGGCTCCCGCGCCCTCACCACGCTGCGCGGCTTCCTCGTCGGATCGGTCGCCCAGCACGTCCTCGCCCGGACCGCCTGTCCCACCGTCCTCGTCCGCGCACCCGTCGCCGACGCGCCGCCGCCCGCGCCCGGGATCGTCCTCGGACTGGACCCGCGCAGCCCCTGCGACGACCTGCTGGCCTTCGCCTTCGACACCGCCCGACGCAGGGAGCTGCCGTTGCGCGTGGTCCACGCCTGGCAGCCGGCCCGCGCCGCCCAGTACCTCGCGCCCACCGCGGTCGCGGGCATCGAGGACGAGATCGCGGGCGTCGAGCAGCAGCAGTTCGACGACCTGGTGGGCGCCTGGAGCGAGAAGTACCCCGACGTCGGGTGCACCGCCACGCTGCTGCGCGGCAGCGCCGCTTCGACGCTCCTGGAGGCGGCCGACCGGCCGAGCCTCCTGGTCGTCGGCCGTCGGAGCCGGCGTGGCGCTCCCGGGCCCCACATCGGTCACGTCACCCATGCGGCCGTCCACCACGCCCGGTGCCCGGTCGCGGTGGTCCCTCACGAATGA
- a CDS encoding SpoIIE family protein phosphatase, with translation MIEDTDRPGVVTGPAVDYRAVFQALPCMVALLTPDLVYADANDDFLLQSGRTREQVVGRYLFDVFPDNPNDPNATGVRNLAASLNRVLATGERDTMALQRYDVQSAERPGEWEERYWSPVNVPILDGEGRTVLLVHRVEEITQLIRAHGLPEGNRARVLEAELYTRARELQEVNERLREAHAQERKVALALQEAMLPAPRPLERHRAAVRYCPALGALNVCGDWYDLVELPGERVAVAVGDVVGHGLAAAGVMGQLRSALSAASRVARGPAQALEVLGLYARFVEGAESATAATAFIDAADRTIRYSSAGHLPPALVHRDGTVEFLDGATDPPLGARPDHRPRPEAAVRFSEGDTLALYTDGLVERRTEDIDVGLERLARSLAAHRSADPEVLADTVLTELLPPDGATDDTALVVVRL, from the coding sequence ATGATCGAGGACACCGACCGACCGGGCGTGGTGACCGGGCCCGCGGTCGACTACCGGGCGGTCTTCCAGGCCCTGCCGTGCATGGTCGCGCTGCTCACCCCCGACCTGGTGTACGCCGACGCCAACGACGACTTCCTGCTGCAGTCCGGCCGCACCCGCGAGCAGGTGGTCGGCCGGTACCTCTTCGACGTCTTCCCCGACAACCCCAACGACCCGAACGCCACGGGCGTCCGCAACCTCGCGGCCTCGCTGAACCGGGTCCTGGCCACCGGCGAGCGCGACACCATGGCGCTGCAGCGCTACGACGTCCAGTCCGCGGAGCGGCCCGGGGAGTGGGAGGAGCGGTACTGGAGCCCGGTCAACGTACCGATCCTCGACGGCGAGGGCCGCACCGTCCTGCTCGTCCACCGGGTCGAGGAGATCACCCAGCTGATCCGCGCGCACGGGCTGCCCGAGGGCAACCGGGCCCGCGTCCTGGAGGCCGAGCTGTACACCCGGGCCCGCGAGCTGCAGGAGGTGAACGAGCGGCTGCGCGAGGCCCACGCCCAGGAACGGAAGGTCGCGCTCGCCCTCCAGGAGGCCATGCTGCCCGCCCCGCGGCCGCTGGAGCGCCACCGCGCCGCCGTCCGCTACTGCCCCGCGCTCGGCGCGCTCAACGTCTGCGGCGACTGGTACGACCTGGTCGAGCTGCCCGGCGAGCGGGTCGCGGTCGCGGTCGGCGACGTGGTCGGTCACGGCCTGGCCGCCGCCGGGGTGATGGGCCAACTGCGCAGCGCCCTGAGCGCCGCCTCCCGGGTCGCCCGCGGCCCGGCCCAGGCGCTGGAGGTGCTCGGCCTGTACGCGCGCTTCGTCGAGGGCGCCGAGTCCGCGACCGCCGCGACCGCGTTCATCGACGCGGCCGACCGCACCATCAGGTACAGCAGCGCCGGCCACCTGCCGCCCGCGCTGGTGCACCGCGACGGCACGGTGGAGTTCCTGGACGGGGCCACGGATCCGCCGCTCGGCGCCCGGCCCGACCACCGCCCGCGCCCCGAGGCGGCCGTCCGGTTCTCCGAGGGCGACACGCTCGCCCTCTACACCGACGGCCTGGTCGAGCGCCGGACCGAGGACATCGACGTCGGCCTGGAGCGGCTCGCCCGGTCGCTCGCCGCCCACCGTTCGGCGGACCCGGAGGTGCTGGCCGACACCGTCCTCACCGAGCTCCTGCCGCCCGACGGCGCCACCGACGACACCGCCCTGGTCGTGGTCCGCCTCTGA
- a CDS encoding DUF6480 family protein — MTLADSTPSTPPEPDRPGLRTPEETPECEGSTSHGISIPEPVELRTAWPSWIPLLAIGLLVVSFVGFAVARVCGWGG, encoded by the coding sequence ATGACTCTCGCCGACTCCACCCCGTCGACCCCTCCCGAACCGGACCGTCCCGGACTGCGGACGCCCGAAGAGACGCCCGAGTGCGAGGGGTCGACCAGCCACGGGATCTCGATCCCCGAACCGGTCGAACTGCGCACGGCCTGGCCGAGCTGGATCCCCCTGCTCGCCATCGGCCTGCTGGTGGTGAGCTTCGTGGGCTTCGCCGTCGCGCGGGTCTGCGGGTGGGGAGGCTAG
- a CDS encoding peptidylprolyl isomerase, which produces MAEELYATLKTNRGDIAVRLLPNHAPKTVKNFVELATGERQWIDPNTGQPSNEPLYDGTVFHRVISGFMIQGGDPLGNGTGGPGYKFADEFHPDLAFTKPYLLAMANSGPGTNGSQFFITVGPTTWLTGKHTIFGEVVDEASQRVVDTIVDVETGRNDRPLEDVVIEKVVIETR; this is translated from the coding sequence ATGGCGGAGGAACTGTACGCGACGCTGAAGACCAATCGGGGTGACATCGCGGTCCGGCTGCTGCCGAACCACGCCCCGAAGACCGTCAAGAACTTCGTGGAACTCGCCACGGGCGAGCGGCAGTGGATCGACCCGAACACCGGACAGCCCAGCAACGAGCCGCTGTACGACGGCACGGTCTTCCACCGGGTCATCTCGGGCTTCATGATCCAGGGCGGCGACCCCCTGGGCAACGGCACCGGCGGGCCCGGCTACAAGTTCGCCGACGAGTTCCACCCGGACCTGGCGTTCACCAAGCCCTACCTGCTGGCCATGGCGAACTCCGGGCCGGGCACCAACGGCTCCCAGTTCTTCATCACGGTCGGGCCGACCACCTGGCTCACCGGCAAGCACACCATCTTCGGCGAAGTCGTCGACGAGGCCAGCCAGCGGGTCGTCGACACCATCGTCGATGTGGAGACCGGCCGCAACGACCGGCCGCTGGAGGACGTGGTGATCGAGAAGGTCGTCATCGAGACCCGCTGA
- a CDS encoding cytochrome P450: MTTAAHRAVPSDPADLAVPAARDGGCPFDPPPAYDQALHTAPVTRAGLWDGSSLWLVTGHAQVRAVLADERFSADARHPGFPFLSPGRRELVTRTTPTFLRLDGAEHARQRRMLTGDFIVKRIEAMRPEIQRIVDDTLDRMTADGSPADLVSAFALPVPSLVICHLLGVPYEDHAFFQSRSTSLLDLAAPAEAVGVAQRELTDYLRELTGRKRSHPDESVLGRLAARPDTTLEEAAAMGLLLLVAGHETTANMTALGTLALLRNPEQAARLRAEPGIAKGAVEELLRWLSIVHLGVPRVAVEDVDLDGTPVRAGEGVLCMVSTANRDPEVFPGGDRLDIGRDARRHFAFGFGVHQCLGQPLARAELQIALQTLFRRLPELRLAVPYESIRYRTDMVVYGVHELPVAW; the protein is encoded by the coding sequence ATGACCACCGCCGCACACCGTGCCGTCCCGAGCGACCCCGCCGACCTGGCCGTCCCCGCCGCGCGTGACGGCGGCTGCCCCTTCGACCCCCCGCCCGCCTACGACCAGGCCCTGCACACCGCGCCCGTCACCCGCGCCGGACTGTGGGACGGCAGCTCGCTGTGGCTGGTCACCGGCCACGCCCAGGTCCGGGCCGTCCTCGCCGACGAGCGCTTCTCGGCCGACGCCCGCCACCCGGGCTTCCCGTTCCTCTCGCCCGGCCGCCGCGAACTGGTCACCCGGACCACCCCCACCTTCCTGCGCCTCGACGGCGCCGAACACGCCCGCCAACGCCGGATGCTCACCGGAGACTTCATCGTCAAACGGATCGAGGCCATGCGCCCCGAGATCCAGCGGATCGTCGACGACACCCTCGACCGGATGACCGCCGACGGCTCGCCCGCCGACCTGGTCAGCGCCTTCGCCCTGCCGGTGCCGTCGCTGGTCATCTGCCACCTGCTCGGCGTCCCGTACGAGGACCACGCGTTCTTCCAGAGCCGCAGCACCTCGCTGCTCGACCTCGCCGCCCCCGCCGAGGCCGTCGGCGTCGCCCAGCGCGAACTGACCGACTACCTGCGCGAGCTGACCGGCCGCAAGCGCAGCCACCCCGACGAGAGCGTGCTCGGGCGCCTCGCCGCCCGCCCCGACACCACCCTCGAAGAGGCCGCCGCCATGGGCCTGCTGCTGCTGGTCGCGGGCCACGAGACCACCGCCAACATGACCGCCCTCGGCACCCTCGCCCTGCTCCGCAACCCCGAGCAGGCCGCCCGGCTGCGCGCCGAACCCGGCATCGCCAAGGGCGCCGTCGAGGAACTGCTGCGCTGGCTGAGCATCGTCCACCTCGGCGTGCCGCGCGTCGCCGTCGAGGACGTCGACCTGGACGGCACCCCGGTCCGGGCCGGCGAAGGGGTGCTCTGCATGGTCTCGACGGCCAACCGCGACCCCGAGGTGTTCCCCGGCGGCGACCGGCTCGACATCGGCCGCGACGCCCGCCGCCACTTCGCCTTCGGCTTCGGTGTCCACCAGTGCCTCGGCCAGCCGCTCGCCCGCGCCGAGTTGCAGATCGCCCTGCAGACCCTCTTCCGGCGGCTGCCCGAGCTGCGGCTCGCCGTGCCGTACGAGTCGATCCGCTACCGGACCGACATGGTCGTGTACGGGGTGCACGAGCTGCCGGTGGCCTGGTAG
- a CDS encoding tetratricopeptide repeat protein — MSAEIVRLVEQAGPYPTAAVRAYGGAVLARAGNSAADATSDLGRRVLQAVARRRSDPKQASLAAAVQDVAEDPDTLAARNNLALAHQTAGEPDRAVPLFEAALRQCLRILGDTHPTTLAVRSDLAVARDAAGGPDR, encoded by the coding sequence ATGAGTGCGGAGATCGTCCGGTTGGTGGAGCAGGCCGGTCCGTACCCGACCGCTGCGGTACGGGCCTACGGCGGGGCCGTCCTGGCCCGGGCGGGGAATTCCGCCGCGGACGCCACGTCCGACCTCGGCCGCCGCGTCCTCCAAGCCGTCGCGCGCCGGCGCTCCGACCCCAAGCAGGCCTCGCTGGCGGCAGCGGTCCAGGACGTCGCGGAGGACCCCGACACCCTGGCCGCCCGCAACAACCTCGCGCTCGCCCACCAGACGGCGGGCGAACCGGACCGCGCCGTCCCCCTGTTCGAGGCCGCCCTCCGCCAGTGCCTGCGGATCCTCGGCGACACCCACCCGACCACGCTGGCCGTCCGGTCCGACCTGGCCGTCGCCCGCGACGCGGCGGGCGGCCCGGACCGGTGA
- a CDS encoding DUF302 domain-containing protein, with amino-acid sequence MEYGIPVTLDLPFADAVERTRAALADQGFGILTEIDMQATLRAKLGEEIEEYLILGACNPPLAHRALGADRSIGLLLPCNVVVRAADGRTVVEAMDPQLIVRVAGNPELAAVADEAAARLRAALDALAALDG; translated from the coding sequence ATGGAGTACGGCATCCCCGTCACCCTCGACCTGCCCTTCGCCGACGCCGTCGAGCGGACCAGGGCCGCGCTCGCCGACCAGGGGTTCGGGATCCTCACCGAGATCGACATGCAGGCCACCCTGCGGGCCAAGCTCGGCGAGGAGATCGAGGAGTACCTGATCCTCGGCGCCTGCAACCCGCCGCTCGCCCACCGCGCGCTCGGGGCCGACCGCAGCATCGGGCTGCTGCTGCCCTGCAACGTGGTGGTCCGGGCCGCCGACGGCCGCACGGTGGTCGAGGCGATGGACCCGCAGCTGATCGTCCGGGTCGCCGGGAACCCCGAGCTGGCGGCCGTCGCCGACGAGGCCGCCGCCCGCCTGCGCGCCGCGCTGGACGCGTTGGCCGCGCTGGATGGCTGA
- a CDS encoding DUF4395 domain-containing protein: MSHAPVGAPSAALIDPRGPRFAATLTTVVLAATLVTGSGWLLAAQTAVFATGALLGLRRSPYGVLFRTLVRPRLGPPAELEDERPPRFAQAVGLAFGLLGTVGYLVGPAWLGLAATGAALAAAFLNAAFGYCLGCEVYLLATRLRGAEPARG, translated from the coding sequence ATGTCCCACGCCCCCGTCGGCGCCCCTTCCGCTGCCCTGATCGACCCCCGCGGACCGCGCTTCGCCGCCACCCTCACCACCGTCGTCCTGGCCGCGACCCTGGTCACCGGCAGCGGCTGGCTGCTCGCCGCCCAGACCGCCGTCTTCGCGACCGGCGCCCTCCTCGGCCTGCGCCGCTCCCCGTACGGCGTGCTCTTCCGCACCCTCGTCCGGCCGCGCCTCGGCCCGCCCGCCGAGCTGGAGGACGAGCGCCCGCCGCGCTTCGCGCAGGCCGTCGGCCTCGCGTTCGGCCTGCTCGGCACGGTCGGCTACCTGGTCGGACCGGCCTGGCTCGGCCTCGCCGCCACCGGCGCCGCGCTCGCCGCGGCCTTCCTCAACGCGGCGTTCGGCTACTGCCTGGGCTGCGAGGTCTACCTGCTCGCGACCCGGCTGCGCGGGGCGGAGCCGGCCCGTGGTTGA